A single region of the Sulfitobacter geojensis genome encodes:
- a CDS encoding cobyrinate a,c-diamide synthase: MIPPGLMISAPASGTGKTTLMLGLLAAFRAQGIEVQPFKSGPDYIDPAFHTAASGRASFNLDSWSMARPTIDGLVGNAAGADLILAEGSMGLFDGVAIPGACGNGASADIAALMGWPVVLVLDVSGAAQSVAATALGFKMMRPDVTLAGVVLNRVASPRHEALVRVGMEAAGVRVLGVLPRRKEIELPERHLGLVQAGEQENLPQILEGAAAFVSEHVDLAALRAAAAGTLQDAPAPATVIPPGQRIALAQDSAFAFVYPHLLAGWRVAGAEVLPFSPLADEAPDPSADVCWLPGGYPELHAGQLAAAINFRKGLQEFARDKPVHGECGGYMAMGAGLVDKEGARHEMTGLLGLETSFEKRKFHLGYRKATLNAPVPGFDALARLRGHEFHYATILDEPDAPLAKICDSNDLEVAETGSVRHFEGGGRATGTFFHMIGEE, encoded by the coding sequence ATGATCCCCCCCGGCCTGATGATTTCCGCGCCTGCCTCGGGCACCGGTAAAACGACACTGATGCTGGGCCTTTTGGCTGCGTTTCGCGCACAGGGCATCGAGGTCCAGCCGTTCAAAAGCGGCCCCGACTATATTGATCCGGCGTTTCACACGGCAGCCTCTGGTCGCGCGTCTTTCAACCTTGATAGTTGGTCCATGGCGCGGCCTACGATTGACGGGTTGGTTGGCAATGCCGCCGGTGCGGATCTGATCCTTGCGGAAGGGTCGATGGGATTGTTCGACGGTGTGGCAATTCCGGGGGCCTGCGGAAACGGCGCAAGCGCGGATATTGCGGCGCTGATGGGATGGCCCGTGGTGCTGGTGCTGGATGTGTCGGGGGCGGCGCAATCGGTGGCCGCGACCGCCTTGGGCTTCAAGATGATGCGCCCTGATGTGACGCTGGCGGGGGTGGTGTTGAACCGCGTCGCGTCGCCCCGTCATGAAGCATTGGTGCGGGTCGGGATGGAAGCGGCAGGCGTGCGCGTCTTGGGCGTTTTGCCGCGCCGCAAAGAGATAGAGCTGCCGGAACGGCATCTTGGGCTGGTCCAAGCGGGCGAACAGGAAAACCTGCCGCAAATACTGGAAGGGGCCGCTGCTTTCGTCAGCGAACACGTTGACCTTGCCGCCCTGCGTGCAGCGGCTGCGGGCACCTTGCAAGATGCGCCAGCACCGGCAACGGTCATCCCACCGGGCCAACGTATCGCCTTGGCGCAGGATTCGGCTTTTGCCTTTGTCTATCCGCATTTGCTGGCCGGCTGGCGGGTCGCCGGAGCCGAGGTACTGCCGTTTTCGCCGTTGGCGGATGAGGCACCAGACCCGTCTGCCGATGTCTGCTGGCTGCCCGGCGGCTATCCCGAACTGCACGCAGGACAATTGGCAGCCGCGATCAATTTCCGTAAGGGTCTTCAAGAATTTGCGCGCGACAAGCCGGTGCATGGCGAATGCGGTGGCTATATGGCGATGGGGGCCGGTTTGGTCGACAAAGAGGGCGCGCGTCACGAAATGACCGGCCTTTTGGGGCTTGAGACGTCATTCGAGAAACGCAAATTTCACCTCGGCTATCGCAAGGCCACCCTGAACGCGCCGGTCCCCGGCTTTGACGCTTTGGCGCGGTTGCGCGGGCATGAATTCCACTATGCGACCATATTGGATGAACCCGACGCGCCGCTGGCAAAAATCTGCGACAGCAATGATTTGGAGGTCGCTGAAACCGGTTCCGTTCGACATTTCGAGGGCGGAGGCCGCGCAACAGGCACCTTTTTCCACATGATTGGCGAAGAGTGA
- the cobA gene encoding uroporphyrinogen-III C-methyltransferase: MSGFVSFVSSGPGDPDLLTVKAVDRLQKAEAVLFDDLSAGPILEHAGPDADLIGVGKRAGRASPKQHHVSQVLVDHAKAGLRVVRLKSGDSGMFGRLEEEITALKAAGIAFEIIPGVTSASAAAAAAGMPLTRRLTARRVQFITGADVTGNLPADVNMAALADPAATTVVYMGKRTFTGLAARLIEHGLPGDTPAMLAEAVSTPAEKLTRYTIASLAKHLEATSSTTPALIFYGPLAELEE, encoded by the coding sequence ATGAGCGGTTTTGTTTCCTTTGTATCCTCCGGCCCCGGCGATCCTGATCTGTTGACGGTCAAAGCGGTTGACCGGTTGCAAAAGGCCGAAGCGGTCCTGTTCGACGATTTGAGCGCGGGACCGATCCTTGAACATGCCGGACCGGATGCGGATTTGATTGGCGTCGGTAAACGTGCGGGGCGGGCGTCGCCCAAGCAGCACCATGTCTCGCAGGTTCTGGTCGATCACGCCAAGGCGGGGCTGCGGGTGGTGCGCCTGAAATCCGGTGACAGCGGGATGTTCGGCCGGCTTGAGGAAGAGATCACCGCGCTGAAAGCCGCAGGTATCGCGTTTGAAATTATCCCCGGTGTTACGTCCGCTTCGGCTGCTGCTGCGGCGGCGGGCATGCCTTTGACGCGTCGCCTTACCGCGCGACGTGTACAGTTTATCACCGGTGCTGATGTGACGGGCAATTTGCCGGCAGATGTGAACATGGCGGCGCTTGCTGATCCGGCGGCGACCACGGTGGTCTACATGGGCAAACGCACCTTTACCGGATTGGCCGCACGGTTGATCGAACATGGGCTGCCGGGCGATACACCGGCCATGCTGGCCGAAGCGGTATCGACCCCTGCTGAAAAGCTGACGCGCTATACGATCGCAAGTCTTGCGAAACATCTGGAAGCCACGAGCAGCACAACGCCTGCGTTGATCTTTTACGGTCCCCTCGCGGAGCTGGAAGAATGA
- a CDS encoding DUF1636 domain-containing protein, with product MKVSVCRSCAPQAQFVDFLRKGLQGIEVESVECMSGCTRAQTVAFRASGKVAYLFGDLTRDDLAELQNFARLYALSQDGTFADARVLGSLRTKAIARIPG from the coding sequence ATGAAAGTATCCGTATGTCGATCCTGCGCGCCGCAAGCGCAGTTTGTCGATTTTCTGCGCAAAGGATTGCAGGGGATCGAGGTGGAAAGCGTTGAGTGTATGTCCGGCTGCACCCGTGCACAGACTGTTGCCTTTCGCGCCAGCGGCAAGGTGGCGTATTTGTTCGGTGATTTAACGCGCGACGACCTTGCAGAATTGCAAAACTTTGCGCGTCTATATGCGCTTTCGCAGGATGGCACCTTTGCCGACGCCCGCGTATTGGGCAGCTTGCGTACCAAAGCCATTGCGCGGATCCCGGGGTAA
- the cobF gene encoding precorrin-6A synthase (deacetylating) codes for MQLTLIGIGTGNPEHLTLQAIRAINAQDMILIPRKGAGKADLAELRRAICDEVLTNPTTRIVEFDLPVRDEATPDYRQRVDDWHDAIALAWVNAMGGTSVGKVALLVWGDPSLYDSTLRIAARLNPAPQIEVIPGITSLQALTAAHAIPINDIGAPFVVTTGRRLRDGGWPAGVDTLAIMLDGACAFQTLPPEGVHIWWGGYVGMKEQITCEGPLAEVSARIIQMRAEARESHGWIMDIYILRKM; via the coding sequence ATGCAGTTGACCCTGATTGGAATCGGCACCGGCAATCCCGAACATCTGACGCTTCAGGCGATCCGTGCGATCAATGCCCAAGACATGATCCTGATCCCGCGCAAGGGTGCGGGCAAAGCCGACTTGGCTGAGCTGCGCCGTGCCATTTGCGACGAGGTTCTGACAAACCCCACCACCCGCATTGTCGAATTCGATCTTCCTGTGCGGGATGAGGCAACGCCGGATTACCGCCAGCGGGTGGATGACTGGCATGACGCGATTGCACTGGCTTGGGTAAATGCGATGGGTGGCACATCTGTTGGCAAGGTGGCGCTGTTGGTCTGGGGGGATCCGTCACTTTATGACAGCACCTTACGGATTGCCGCGCGCCTCAATCCCGCACCGCAGATCGAAGTGATCCCCGGCATCACATCCTTGCAGGCGTTGACCGCGGCCCATGCGATCCCGATCAACGACATCGGCGCACCCTTTGTCGTGACCACAGGGCGGCGGCTGCGTGACGGGGGGTGGCCGGCTGGCGTGGATACGCTGGCGATTATGCTGGACGGTGCTTGCGCGTTTCAGACCCTGCCGCCGGAGGGTGTGCATATCTGGTGGGGCGGTTATGTCGGTATGAAAGAGCAGATCACCTGCGAAGGACCCTTGGCCGAGGTCAGCGCGCGGATCATTCAAATGCGGGCAGAGGCGCGGGAAAGCCACGGCTGGATCATGGACATCTACATTCTGCGCAAAATGTAA
- the arfB gene encoding alternative ribosome rescue aminoacyl-tRNA hydrolase ArfB yields the protein MLRINDTISIQDWELSEQFMRASGPGGQNVNKVSSAVELRFEAATSPSLPAPVKTRLRRLAGRRWTNEGALVIQCDETRSQARNRDIARDRLVALITQALTPPKRRIATRPTLGSKKRRLKAKKVRGDVKAMRGKVDPDS from the coding sequence ATGTTACGCATCAACGACACCATCAGCATACAGGACTGGGAGCTTTCCGAGCAGTTCATGCGCGCCTCCGGCCCCGGCGGGCAGAATGTAAACAAAGTATCCTCGGCAGTGGAGCTGCGGTTTGAGGCGGCGACCTCGCCCTCCCTACCCGCACCCGTGAAAACGCGGTTGCGTCGCTTGGCCGGACGGCGCTGGACCAACGAGGGTGCCTTGGTCATTCAATGTGATGAAACCCGCAGTCAGGCCCGCAATCGCGACATAGCACGGGACCGGCTGGTTGCCTTGATCACACAGGCGCTGACCCCGCCGAAACGGCGCATTGCCACGCGCCCGACGTTGGGATCAAAGAAGCGCCGGCTAAAGGCCAAGAAGGTGCGCGGTGACGTCAAGGCGATGCGCGGCAAGGTCGATCCCGACAGTTAA